One window from the genome of Bacillus weihaiensis encodes:
- a CDS encoding D-alanyl-D-alanine carboxypeptidase family protein has translation MKRIFSCLTIIMMLTSVAPMAFAEESKSVELADKAKSAVLIERDTGTILYDKNSDEKLPPASMTKIMTMLLIMEAIENNQITWTEKVRTSEYAASMGGSQIFLEPGEEMTVEEMLKGIAIGSGNDASVAMAEKIAGSAEEFVNMMNKKVDELGLENTHFKNPTGLPEPDHYSSAHDMAVMAKELLKFEEITNFTGKYEDYLREGTDKKFWLVNTNRLVKFYEGVDGVKTGFTNEAKYCLTATAKIDNMRVIAVVFGAETPKDRNLQVTKMLDYAFSQYQSHPLFEKDHVLSKVKVSKGSEKEVNLMTSEPISILTKKGEKTDDVTQEIVMKKDVQAPVKKGDELGSLQLMKDEKVIAESKLVAEQNVEEASWWQLFKRVMGNFTKSS, from the coding sequence ATGAAACGAATATTTTCGTGTTTGACAATCATAATGATGCTTACTTCTGTAGCACCAATGGCATTTGCCGAAGAATCAAAATCAGTTGAACTTGCAGATAAAGCGAAGTCTGCTGTCTTAATTGAGCGAGATACTGGAACGATCTTGTACGATAAAAACAGTGATGAAAAACTTCCTCCAGCAAGTATGACAAAAATTATGACAATGCTCTTAATCATGGAGGCAATTGAAAACAACCAAATTACTTGGACTGAAAAAGTTCGTACAAGTGAATACGCTGCTTCTATGGGAGGATCTCAAATCTTCTTAGAGCCAGGTGAAGAAATGACAGTTGAAGAGATGCTTAAAGGGATTGCTATTGGTTCTGGAAATGATGCATCTGTTGCTATGGCAGAGAAAATTGCGGGATCTGCAGAAGAATTTGTCAATATGATGAATAAAAAGGTTGATGAGCTAGGCTTGGAAAATACTCATTTCAAAAATCCAACGGGTTTACCTGAGCCTGATCATTACAGTTCAGCACATGATATGGCCGTGATGGCTAAGGAGTTATTGAAATTTGAAGAAATCACAAATTTCACTGGTAAATACGAAGATTATTTAAGAGAAGGTACAGATAAGAAATTTTGGTTAGTTAATACAAATCGACTTGTTAAATTCTACGAAGGTGTAGATGGTGTGAAAACAGGCTTTACGAATGAAGCGAAATATTGTTTAACTGCAACAGCGAAAATAGATAATATGCGTGTCATTGCTGTAGTATTTGGTGCAGAAACACCTAAGGATCGAAACTTACAAGTCACTAAAATGTTGGATTACGCCTTTAGTCAATATCAATCACACCCACTTTTTGAGAAGGATCATGTTTTATCAAAGGTGAAAGTCAGTAAGGGTAGCGAAAAAGAAGTGAACTTAATGACTTCAGAGCCAATCTCAATCCTTACAAAAAAAGGTGAAAAGACCGATGATGTAACACAAGAGATTGTGATGAAAAAAGATGTTCAAGCTCCAGTGAAAAAAGGAGATGAATTAGGATCTCTCCAACTAATGAAGGATGAGAAAGTAATTGCAGAAAGTAAGCTTGTAGCAGAGCAAAATGTAGAAGAAGCAAGCTGGTGGCAATTGTTTAAACGTGTGATGGGGAATTTTACGAAATCTAGCTAA
- the spoIIAA gene encoding anti-sigma F factor antagonist: MSLAIELDVKKSVLCIRLSGELDHHAAEELREKVTETLAAKQVQHIVLNLEKLSFMDSSGLGVILGRYKQIKAMGGEMVVCAISPAVKRLFDMSGLFKIIRLEDNEDRALEKLGVAS; encoded by the coding sequence TTGAGTCTTGCAATTGAACTTGATGTAAAAAAATCAGTATTGTGTATTCGACTCTCAGGTGAACTTGATCATCATGCAGCAGAAGAATTACGTGAAAAGGTGACGGAAACTCTTGCAGCGAAACAAGTTCAACATATTGTATTAAATTTAGAGAAACTATCATTTATGGATAGCTCTGGCTTGGGTGTCATTTTAGGAAGATATAAACAAATTAAAGCGATGGGTGGAGAGATGGTAGTCTGTGCCATTTCACCAGCTGTTAAACGTTTGTTTGATATGTCAGGCTTGTTTAAGATTATTCGATTAGAGGATAACGAAGATCGTGCCCTTGAAAAGCTGGGGGTGGCATCATGA
- the spoIIAB gene encoding anti-sigma F factor: protein MKNEMNLQFSALSQNESFARVTVASFIAQLDPTMDELTEIKTVVSEAVTNAIIHGYENDPNGIVYISVTLEDGVVSLTIKDEGIGISDVDEARQPLYTTKPELERSGMGFTIMENFMDECSVQSSATSGTTVKMTKHLTKSKALCN from the coding sequence ATGAAGAATGAGATGAATCTTCAATTCTCGGCTCTAAGTCAGAATGAATCATTTGCAAGGGTCACTGTCGCATCCTTTATAGCGCAGTTAGATCCAACTATGGATGAATTAACGGAAATTAAGACGGTAGTCTCTGAGGCTGTGACGAATGCCATTATTCACGGATATGAAAATGATCCAAATGGTATTGTTTATATTTCTGTCACACTAGAAGACGGTGTTGTTAGTCTTACAATTAAAGATGAAGGTATTGGCATTTCTGATGTTGATGAAGCAAGACAACCACTTTACACAACGAAACCAGAATTAGAACGATCAGGAATGGGCTTTACCATTATGGAAAATTTCATGGATGAATGTAGTGTTCAATCATCTGCAACAAGTGGAACGACTGTTAAAATGACAAAACATTTAACAAAAAGTAAAGCTTTATGCAATTAA
- the sigF gene encoding RNA polymerase sporulation sigma factor SigF → MDVEVKNDQTNTQLKDHEVKELIRRSQEGDQEARDLIIQKNMRLVWSVVQRFLNRGYEPDDLFQIGSIGLLKSVDKFDLSYDVRFSTYAVPMIIGEIQRFIRDDGTVKVSRSLKELGNKIRRARDELSKKLGKVPTVAEIASHLEISPEEVVLAQEAVRAPSSIHETVYENDGDPITLLDQIADNNETKWFDKIVLKDAIRDLDERERLIVFLRYYKDQTQSEVADRLGISQVQVSRLEKKILQQMKERMNQ, encoded by the coding sequence ATGGATGTGGAGGTCAAGAACGATCAGACAAATACTCAGTTAAAAGATCATGAAGTGAAAGAACTAATTCGTCGAAGTCAAGAAGGGGATCAAGAGGCGCGAGATTTAATTATTCAAAAGAATATGAGGCTCGTTTGGTCTGTTGTCCAACGGTTTTTAAATCGCGGATATGAACCAGATGATTTATTCCAAATTGGGAGTATAGGGTTGCTTAAATCAGTTGATAAATTTGATTTATCCTATGATGTAAGATTTTCCACCTATGCAGTTCCGATGATTATTGGGGAAATACAAAGGTTTATACGTGATGATGGAACAGTTAAAGTTAGCCGATCCCTGAAAGAATTAGGTAACAAAATTCGTCGAGCACGTGACGAGTTGTCCAAAAAATTGGGGAAAGTTCCTACAGTTGCAGAAATAGCTAGTCATCTAGAAATATCTCCCGAAGAAGTTGTTCTTGCACAGGAAGCAGTTAGAGCCCCTTCGTCAATACATGAAACTGTTTATGAAAATGATGGTGACCCTATTACATTGTTAGATCAAATTGCTGACAATAATGAAACAAAATGGTTTGATAAAATTGTACTGAAAGATGCTATTCGAGATCTTGATGAAAGAGAAAGGCTTATTGTGTTCTTAAGATATTATAAGGATCAGACACAATCAGAAGTGGCAGATCGATTAGGGATCTCACAAGTCCAAGTATCTAGGCTTGAAAAAAAGATCTTACAGCAAATGAAAGAGCGAATGAATCAATGA
- a CDS encoding stage V sporulation protein AA, whose translation MVRTVYLRLRHRIQVNPNDSITINDLALLVGEKELTTELKKLVVHKVQLNDKSMVVIDVMHVLKLIHSYNRDIDVQTIGSNQTIVEICYEKKNVSPLLFLAVWILLFIGAGLAIMNFHEDVSMQAVHQRIYRIVTGEENEQPLILQIPYSIGLGLGMVLFFNHLFKKRINEEPSPLEVEIFNYQLDLDQYVAMNENKEKLTSSNDDH comes from the coding sequence ATGGTAAGGACGGTATATTTGAGACTTCGTCATCGCATTCAAGTAAATCCTAACGATAGCATTACAATTAACGATCTTGCACTCCTCGTTGGTGAAAAGGAGTTGACGACAGAATTAAAAAAATTGGTTGTTCATAAAGTACAGCTAAATGATAAAAGTATGGTCGTCATTGATGTTATGCATGTATTAAAGCTTATCCATAGCTATAATCGGGACATCGATGTTCAAACGATTGGATCAAACCAAACTATTGTGGAAATATGTTATGAGAAAAAGAACGTTTCACCCCTTTTATTTTTAGCAGTATGGATACTCCTTTTTATTGGAGCTGGACTTGCTATTATGAATTTTCACGAAGATGTTAGTATGCAGGCTGTCCATCAGAGGATATATAGGATTGTCACAGGTGAAGAGAATGAACAGCCCCTTATTTTGCAAATACCTTATTCTATTGGCTTAGGTTTGGGCATGGTATTATTCTTTAATCATTTGTTTAAGAAGAGAATTAACGAGGAACCCAGTCCGTTAGAAGTAGAAATCTTTAATTATCAATTAGATTTAGATCAATATGTTGCAATGAATGAAAACAAAGAGAAGTTAACAAGTTCAAATGATGATCATTAA
- a CDS encoding stage V sporulation protein AB, with protein sequence MIINFFLLSVIGLAGGLVVGSGFVAFLAVLGIIPRLTQLTKTHKYIHIYELSIILGTVVVGWMSLRNTQLFQSSLWLVPIGLLSGVFIGMLAAALTEVLNVFPILAKRIGFGEKIVVLLMAIVLGKICGSLFHWMYFVNH encoded by the coding sequence ATGATCATTAATTTTTTTTTATTAAGTGTGATCGGACTGGCTGGAGGACTTGTAGTAGGTTCTGGATTTGTTGCATTTTTAGCAGTATTAGGGATCATCCCACGATTAACGCAATTAACGAAAACACATAAGTACATCCATATATATGAGCTTTCCATTATTCTTGGAACAGTTGTAGTAGGGTGGATGAGTTTAAGAAATACACAACTTTTTCAATCTAGCCTTTGGTTAGTCCCGATTGGATTACTTAGTGGGGTTTTTATTGGAATGCTTGCAGCAGCTTTAACAGAAGTATTAAATGTATTTCCGATATTGGCTAAAAGAATTGGGTTTGGAGAGAAAATAGTTGTTTTACTTATGGCAATTGTATTAGGGAAGATTTGTGGGTCCCTCTTCCATTGGATGTATTTTGTTAATCACTAG
- the spoVAC gene encoding stage V sporulation protein AC — protein MSKPKLKDDYQNQIKNYQPKPPYFLNCLKAFVIGGLICTLGQGIQNFYIQVFNFSEKDAGNPTVATLILLSAILTGMGVYDKLGQFAGAGSAVPVTGFANSMTSAAIEHRSEGIVLGVATNMFKLAGSVIVFGVVAAYVVGVIRYFYGLAF, from the coding sequence ATGTCAAAACCTAAATTAAAGGACGATTATCAAAATCAGATAAAAAATTATCAGCCTAAACCACCCTATTTCTTAAACTGTCTTAAAGCCTTTGTTATAGGTGGCTTAATTTGTACTCTAGGTCAAGGAATCCAAAATTTTTATATTCAAGTATTTAACTTTTCAGAAAAAGATGCTGGAAATCCAACGGTAGCTACTCTTATCCTTCTGTCTGCAATTTTAACCGGTATGGGAGTATATGATAAGTTGGGTCAATTTGCCGGTGCAGGATCAGCAGTACCTGTGACAGGCTTTGCTAATTCTATGACAAGTGCCGCTATTGAACATAGAAGTGAGGGGATAGTACTAGGAGTTGCAACAAATATGTTTAAGTTAGCAGGAAGTGTTATTGTGTTTGGTGTTGTTGCAGCATATGTAGTTGGGGTTATCCGCTATTTTTATGGTTTAGCATTTTAA
- the spoVAD gene encoding stage V sporulation protein AD → MKLTGKQTWLFENPLFVHSSGTAVGPKEANGPLGQYFDVKHDELHCGEDNWELAERRLMEQAIEQCLKKGQKTVEDVDFFLAGDLLNQNVTANYVARHVQLPFLCMFGACSTSMETVALGSALVDGGFASTVLAATSSHNATAERQFRYPTEYGGQKPDTATSTVTGSGAVLISKDVSKIKITSATIGKVADLGIKNPFDMGSAMAPAAADTIAQHLKDLNRTPDDYDMFLTGDLSGIGSPIVKELLKEEGFDVHDKHNDCGLMVYRPDQNVFAGGSGCACSAVVTYGHIFDELQKGNLNRVFVVATGALLSPTMIQQKESIPTIAHGVVFERTEEGGN, encoded by the coding sequence TTGAAGTTAACTGGAAAGCAAACATGGCTATTTGAGAATCCTTTATTTGTCCATTCGAGCGGTACTGCTGTTGGTCCGAAAGAAGCAAATGGTCCATTAGGTCAATATTTTGATGTGAAGCACGATGAATTACATTGTGGTGAAGATAATTGGGAATTAGCGGAAAGAAGACTAATGGAGCAAGCGATCGAGCAATGCCTAAAAAAAGGACAGAAAACAGTGGAAGATGTGGATTTTTTCCTAGCAGGTGATCTTCTTAACCAAAATGTAACAGCCAATTATGTTGCAAGACATGTTCAATTGCCATTCTTATGCATGTTTGGAGCTTGTTCAACATCTATGGAAACAGTAGCTTTAGGTTCAGCTCTTGTAGACGGAGGTTTCGCTTCAACTGTCTTAGCGGCAACTAGTAGTCATAATGCAACTGCAGAACGTCAATTTCGTTATCCAACAGAATACGGTGGGCAAAAACCAGATACAGCGACATCAACGGTTACAGGCTCTGGCGCTGTGTTAATTTCGAAGGATGTTAGCAAGATAAAAATCACCTCTGCGACAATCGGAAAGGTAGCCGATTTAGGAATTAAGAACCCTTTTGACATGGGGTCTGCTATGGCACCAGCAGCAGCGGATACAATAGCACAGCACTTAAAAGATTTAAACCGAACACCTGATGACTATGACATGTTTTTAACGGGAGATTTATCGGGAATAGGAAGTCCAATTGTTAAAGAACTGCTGAAAGAAGAAGGATTTGATGTTCATGACAAGCATAATGATTGTGGATTAATGGTCTATAGACCTGATCAAAATGTTTTTGCTGGTGGAAGTGGATGTGCTTGTTCGGCTGTCGTTACATATGGCCATATCTTTGATGAGTTACAAAAGGGCAATCTTAATCGAGTGTTTGTTGTAGCAACAGGTGCACTATTAAGTCCAACCATGATTCAACAAAAAGAATCCATTCCAACAATTGCTCACGGAGTAGTATTCGAACGGACGGAAGAAGGGGGAAATTAA
- the spoVAE gene encoding stage V sporulation protein AE — MEYLLAFLVGGAICVIGQILLDVFKLTPAHVMSSFVVSGAILDGFGIYDKLIEFAGAGATVPITSFGHSLLHGALEKAEEQGFIGIGIGIFELTSAGISAAILFAFIMALIFKPKG; from the coding sequence GTGGAATATCTACTAGCATTTTTAGTTGGTGGTGCAATTTGTGTTATCGGGCAAATTTTACTAGATGTATTTAAGCTAACCCCTGCTCATGTAATGAGTAGCTTCGTTGTTAGTGGGGCTATTCTTGATGGATTTGGAATTTATGACAAATTAATTGAATTTGCAGGAGCTGGAGCCACTGTTCCGATTACGAGCTTTGGTCATTCCCTGCTGCATGGTGCATTAGAAAAAGCAGAAGAGCAGGGATTTATTGGAATAGGTATCGGGATTTTCGAATTAACATCTGCTGGTATATCAGCTGCGATACTCTTTGCATTTATTATGGCATTAATTTTTAAACCGAAAGGATAG
- a CDS encoding stage V sporulation protein AE: MANKRRVILVTDGDEYAARTIEYVASKIGGRAISQSQGNPTLLSGPQIVQLIQKAKNDPVFVMFDDCGLVGEGAGERALKYVAEHSAIEVLGIIAVASKTHQTEWAKVDVSIDRFGELTEYGVDKSGLKDLELGRISGDTVYCIDQLNVPIIVGIGDIGKMARKDDVKNGCPVTLKAVELILERSGYNDDNR, from the coding sequence TTGGCAAATAAGAGAAGGGTCATTTTAGTTACCGATGGTGATGAGTATGCCGCACGAACAATTGAATATGTAGCATCGAAAATAGGTGGCAGAGCGATTTCTCAGTCACAAGGTAATCCAACTCTATTAAGTGGGCCTCAAATAGTGCAACTCATTCAAAAGGCTAAAAATGATCCAGTATTTGTCATGTTTGATGATTGTGGATTAGTTGGGGAAGGTGCTGGAGAAAGGGCTTTGAAATATGTTGCAGAGCACTCGGCAATTGAAGTATTAGGGATTATAGCAGTGGCTTCAAAAACACATCAAACAGAGTGGGCTAAAGTTGATGTTAGCATTGATCGCTTCGGAGAGTTAACAGAATATGGTGTAGATAAAAGTGGATTAAAGGACTTAGAGTTAGGCAGGATAAGCGGTGACACCGTTTATTGCATTGATCAGCTTAATGTACCAATTATAGTTGGAATTGGTGATATCGGAAAGATGGCTCGTAAGGATGATGTGAAAAATGGTTGTCCAGTTACATTAAAAGCAGTTGAATTAATTTTAGAAAGGAGTGGGTACAATGACGACAACAGATAA
- a CDS encoding spore germination protein, with the protein MTTTDKTSQITGNLSEHEKYFTEHVGLNTSFDLGIRKLSILNYQVNMYFLNGLCDTNYITEILKKLTDISDNEVEHVKFKEILENRIVNQSVSKIKTLDESVDQLLSGLIIFFIEGVDYGLVVDVRSYPGRQPQEPDTEKIVRGARDGFVENIIVNTGLIRRRIRDERLRYEMLKVGERSKTDVCVAYIKDVADPGLIKLIKKELDEIEIDGITMADKTIEEFLVKQGYNPYPLVRYTERADVAANHLLEGHVLILVDTSPSVIITPTTMFHHVQHAEEYRQAPAVGTFLRWVRFLGIVASIFLLPLWFLFVQEPSLLPKEISFIGPNEEKNIPIVVQIFLADFGIEFLRMAAIHTPTSLSTAMGLIAAALIGQIAIDVGLFVPEVILYVAVAAIGTFATPSYELSVANKIARLLLLILVALFQLEGFVIGSTIFVLLLANIRSLNTPYLWPFLPFNAKALWQIIVRTSVPGAKLRPSIVHPQNIKKQPK; encoded by the coding sequence ATGACGACAACAGATAAAACATCACAAATTACCGGAAATCTCTCAGAGCATGAAAAATACTTTACTGAGCATGTAGGGTTAAATACAAGCTTTGATCTTGGAATTCGTAAATTGTCTATTCTGAATTATCAAGTGAATATGTATTTTTTAAATGGCTTATGTGATACAAACTATATTACAGAAATCTTGAAAAAATTGACAGATATTAGTGATAATGAAGTAGAGCATGTAAAATTCAAAGAGATATTAGAGAATCGTATTGTGAACCAATCTGTTTCTAAGATTAAAACGTTAGATGAATCTGTTGATCAATTATTATCAGGACTTATCATCTTTTTTATTGAGGGTGTAGATTATGGACTAGTAGTTGATGTAAGAAGCTATCCTGGTAGGCAGCCTCAAGAGCCGGACACTGAAAAAATTGTTAGAGGTGCAAGAGACGGATTTGTTGAGAATATTATTGTTAATACAGGATTAATTCGTAGAAGAATTAGAGATGAAAGATTACGCTATGAAATGTTAAAAGTTGGAGAACGGTCAAAGACGGATGTATGTGTGGCTTATATTAAGGATGTAGCAGATCCCGGCCTTATTAAATTAATAAAAAAAGAGTTAGATGAAATTGAAATCGATGGAATCACGATGGCTGACAAAACAATAGAGGAGTTTTTGGTTAAACAAGGCTACAATCCCTATCCTTTAGTTCGTTATACAGAGAGAGCGGATGTAGCGGCAAATCATCTTCTTGAGGGTCATGTGTTAATATTGGTCGATACTTCACCAAGTGTAATTATTACCCCTACAACGATGTTTCACCATGTGCAACATGCTGAAGAGTACCGTCAAGCTCCTGCTGTTGGTACATTTTTAAGATGGGTTCGTTTTTTAGGAATTGTGGCATCTATCTTTTTATTACCTTTGTGGTTTTTATTTGTACAGGAGCCGTCGCTTCTTCCTAAAGAAATATCTTTTATAGGACCGAATGAAGAAAAAAATATCCCGATAGTCGTGCAAATATTTTTAGCGGACTTTGGTATAGAATTTTTAAGGATGGCTGCAATTCATACGCCTACCTCCTTATCAACAGCCATGGGTTTAATTGCGGCAGCATTGATTGGTCAGATCGCGATTGATGTAGGGTTATTTGTGCCAGAGGTTATTCTATACGTTGCGGTTGCGGCAATTGGAACATTTGCAACACCTAGTTATGAATTAAGTGTGGCGAATAAAATTGCTAGATTATTACTCTTGATTTTAGTAGCACTCTTTCAACTGGAGGGCTTTGTTATTGGAAGTACAATATTCGTTCTCTTATTAGCGAATATTCGATCTTTAAATACGCCATATTTATGGCCGTTCCTTCCATTTAATGCTAAAGCTCTTTGGCAAATCATCGTTAGGACATCTGTGCCAGGTGCTAAACTTAGACCGAGTATTGTACATCCCCAAAATATAAAAAAACAACCCAAATAA
- the lysA gene encoding diaminopimelate decarboxylase gives MFLHGTSQINDKGHLEIGGVDTVKLAEKYGTPLYIYDVALIRDRARSFKETFEKMGVQAQVAYASKAFSSVAMFQLIDEEGLSLDVVSGGELYTAITSGFPASRIHLHGNNKSQAELKMALDAEVGCIVVDNFYELQLLEELSVNYTRKVPVLLRVTPGVEAHTHDYITTGQEDSKFGFGLLNGQIEAAIESVLHSEGLNLLGIHCHIGSQIFDTTGFVLAAERVFEKIKEWQTNYSYVPEVVNLGGGFGIRYTEEDQPLPATYYVEQIVEAVKKQVDVLGINMPEIWIEPGRSLVGDAGTTLYTVGSQKTVPNIREYVAIDGGMSDNIRPALYQAKYEAVLANRVTEKHDTNVSIAGKCCESGDMLIWDLPLPKVKPNDLLAVFCTGAYGYSMANNYNRIPRPAVVFVENGEDHLVIKRESFEDLIVNDLPLKSKVPQK, from the coding sequence TTGTTCTTACATGGTACTAGTCAGATTAACGATAAAGGACATTTAGAAATCGGAGGAGTCGATACGGTCAAACTTGCCGAAAAATATGGCACTCCTTTATATATTTATGATGTTGCGCTTATTAGAGATCGTGCACGTAGCTTTAAAGAAACATTTGAAAAAATGGGGGTTCAAGCTCAAGTTGCTTATGCAAGTAAGGCTTTTTCTTCTGTAGCGATGTTTCAGTTGATAGATGAAGAGGGCTTGTCTCTTGATGTTGTATCAGGTGGAGAATTATACACAGCTATTACTTCAGGTTTTCCAGCTTCTCGCATTCACTTACATGGGAACAATAAAAGTCAGGCAGAATTAAAAATGGCTCTTGATGCGGAAGTAGGCTGTATTGTTGTCGATAACTTCTATGAGCTACAGCTGTTAGAAGAGCTTTCTGTAAACTATACTAGAAAAGTACCTGTTTTACTTCGTGTGACGCCTGGTGTTGAAGCCCATACACATGACTACATCACAACAGGGCAGGAAGATTCAAAATTCGGTTTTGGACTTTTAAATGGACAAATTGAAGCAGCGATAGAAAGTGTTCTTCACTCTGAGGGCTTAAACCTTCTAGGTATTCATTGTCATATAGGTTCACAAATCTTTGATACCACTGGGTTTGTATTAGCAGCCGAAAGGGTATTTGAGAAAATTAAAGAGTGGCAAACCAACTATTCTTATGTTCCAGAAGTTGTAAACCTTGGTGGAGGATTTGGTATACGATACACAGAGGAAGACCAACCACTACCTGCTACTTATTATGTAGAGCAAATCGTTGAGGCAGTAAAAAAACAAGTTGACGTTTTAGGAATTAACATGCCGGAGATTTGGATTGAACCTGGACGTTCACTCGTAGGGGATGCAGGCACAACACTGTATACTGTAGGATCGCAAAAGACTGTACCGAATATTAGAGAATATGTGGCTATTGACGGTGGTATGAGCGATAATATTAGACCTGCTTTGTACCAAGCGAAATACGAAGCAGTTCTCGCTAATAGAGTAACAGAGAAGCATGATACAAATGTTTCAATTGCAGGGAAGTGCTGTGAAAGTGGAGATATGTTAATTTGGGATCTCCCATTACCTAAAGTAAAACCAAATGATCTTCTAGCCGTTTTTTGTACAGGAGCCTATGGCTATTCGATGGCTAATAATTATAATAGAATTCCAAGACCGGCCGTTGTTTTTGTGGAGAATGGTGAAGATCACCTTGTTATAAAAAGAGAGAGTTTTGAAGATCTTATTGTAAATGATCTTCCGTTAAAATCAAAGGTACCACAAAAATGA
- a CDS encoding DUF1002 domain-containing protein, with the protein MKKYALSLLIIFSLSIPTISFADAVVGEKIITLGENLTEQQKQTILSEMKATDENQIITVSNEEEHQYLGDYIPKATIGTKAISSTSITTESAGSGLEVSTKNINWVTDEMYLNALMTAGIKDATIYVTAPFEVSGTAALTGLIKAYEISSDEAIPEDIKQVANEELVTTAELGDEVGAENASALMAKIKDEIAKNGVPETEADMRALIENAANDLGITLSEEDMNRLIDLFNKMKELNIDWNQVGQQLDQAKDKISNFLNSEEGQTFLQQLKEFFIALWDAILSIFTNNEETA; encoded by the coding sequence TTGAAGAAATATGCGTTAAGCTTACTGATTATATTTTCCTTATCCATTCCAACAATAAGTTTTGCAGATGCAGTAGTTGGCGAAAAAATTATCACGTTAGGTGAAAACCTAACCGAACAGCAAAAACAAACTATTCTATCTGAAATGAAGGCGACAGATGAAAATCAAATCATTACCGTTTCTAACGAAGAAGAACATCAATACTTAGGAGATTACATTCCAAAAGCTACCATTGGGACGAAAGCTATCTCTTCTACAAGTATAACCACTGAATCAGCTGGGTCTGGACTTGAGGTATCGACAAAAAACATCAACTGGGTAACTGATGAAATGTATTTGAATGCCTTAATGACTGCTGGAATTAAAGATGCTACTATTTACGTAACAGCACCATTTGAGGTATCAGGTACTGCTGCTTTAACCGGGCTTATTAAGGCCTATGAAATCTCATCAGATGAAGCCATTCCTGAAGATATTAAACAAGTAGCAAATGAAGAACTTGTTACAACGGCAGAATTAGGTGATGAGGTAGGTGCTGAAAACGCATCTGCATTAATGGCAAAAATCAAGGATGAAATTGCAAAAAATGGAGTTCCTGAGACAGAAGCTGATATGAGAGCTTTGATTGAAAATGCAGCAAATGATTTAGGTATTACCCTCTCAGAAGAAGATATGAATCGATTAATAGACCTTTTTAATAAAATGAAAGAACTTAATATTGATTGGAATCAAGTAGGTCAACAACTTGATCAAGCAAAGGATAAAATTTCAAACTTTCTTAATTCAGAAGAAGGACAAACATTCCTTCAACAACTAAAAGAATTTTTCATCGCTTTATGGGATGCTATCCTTTCTATTTTCACTAACAACGAAGAAACAGCTTAA
- a CDS encoding peptidylprolyl isomerase has translation MKKAQITMENGDTIGIELYPNEAPGTVANFEKLANEGYYNGLTFHRVIPGFVAQGGCPNGTGTGGPGYTIKCETEGNPHKHEAGSLSMAHAGKDTGGSQFFIVHEPQPHLNGVHTVFGKVTENLDAVYKIKPNDVMKEVKVTEE, from the coding sequence ATGAAAAAAGCGCAAATTACTATGGAAAATGGAGATACAATTGGAATTGAATTATACCCAAATGAGGCACCTGGAACAGTTGCTAACTTTGAAAAGCTAGCAAATGAAGGATATTACAATGGATTAACCTTCCACCGTGTTATTCCTGGTTTCGTAGCTCAAGGCGGTTGTCCGAATGGAACTGGAACAGGTGGTCCTGGGTATACAATTAAATGTGAAACGGAAGGAAATCCACATAAACACGAAGCTGGATCACTTTCAATGGCACATGCTGGAAAAGATACTGGCGGAAGCCAATTCTTCATTGTTCATGAGCCACAACCACATTTAAACGGTGTTCATACTGTATTCGGTAAAGTGACTGAAAACTTAGATGCTGTTTATAAAATTAAGCCTAACGATGTAATGAAGGAAGTAAAAGTTACAGAAGAATAA